One Equus asinus isolate D_3611 breed Donkey chromosome 26, EquAss-T2T_v2, whole genome shotgun sequence genomic window carries:
- the LOC106825288 gene encoding zinc finger protein 84-like isoform X3, giving the protein MLENYSNLMSLGSQAAKPEAVVDLEKGEEQGRGEGEFPSQCIPEVMWQVYDWYQEDPEKDEPVERDHENNALGKIFSLNQNFVPCVERPHKCISRGISLKQNANFQSKNYSEMNCDELNGHRKLFFYTLREASHTRAQYYEHNLCAKAFSMVTNLKRCCRIHIEGKPYECSECPKSFRYRSKLIIHQRTHTGEKPYRCDECQKAFSTKCHLTLHQRTHTGEKPYGCTECQKSFRTKYHLILHHRTHTGEKPYECKECGKAYREKTKLRLHYRTHTGEKPFECSDCGKGFMQKSNLIIHRRIHTGDKPYGCGDCEKAFCSKSQLVVHQRIHTGEKSYECRECGKAFNKNSHLMTHQRIHIGEKPYECSECGKAFVHTSQLIVHQRNHTGRKPYECKECGKAFNKKSHFVTHERIHTGEKPYECSECGKAFIDNSQLIVHRRTHTGEKPYECKECRKAFNKRSSLITHQRIHTGEKPYECSECGKAFIDKSHLIVHQRTHTGEKPYECSECGKAFIRKAMLIVHQRTHTGEKPFACLECQKAFSSMAMLSRHQLIHTGEKPHGCNECGKTFRQKSHLIIHQRCHTGEKPYGCIPCGQIFNQKSQLIRHQRRHTGEKPYQCTQCGKAFFEKSYLNVHQRSHAGQKPYECSQCGKTFSVKFFLTSHEEIHRAKKSQEHSECWKDFSEMPHLTEHKRIHTRETL; this is encoded by the exons ATGCTGGAAAATTATAGCAACCTAATGTCATTGG GTTCTCAAGCTGCCAAGCCAGAAGCAGTGGTCGActtggagaaaggagaagaacaaggaaggggagagggggagtTCCCAAGTCAGTGTATTCCAG aagtaATGTGGCAAGTTTATGATTGGTATCAGGAAGATCCTGAGAAGGATGAACCTGTGGAGAGAGATCATGAAAATAATgcattgggaaaaatattttctctcaaccAAAACTTTGTTCCATGTGTAGAAAGACCCCATAAATGTATCTCAAGAGGAATAAGTTTGAAACAAAATGCAAATTTTCAGAGTAAAAACTATTCAGAAATGAACTGTGATGAATTAAATGgtcataggaaattatttttctatactcTACGTGAAGCCTCCCATACTCGAGCCCAGTACTATGAACATAATTTATGTGCAAAGGCTTTCAGCATGGTGACAAATCTTAAGAGATGTTGCAGAATTCACATAGAAgggaaaccttatgaatgtagtGAATGTCCAAAATCCTTCAGGTATAGGTCAAAACTCATAATACACCAGAGAACTCACACAGGAGAAAAGCCGTACAGATGTGATGAATGTCAGAAAGCTTTCAGTACCAAATGTCATCTCACTCTGCACCAGAgaactcatacaggagagaaaccgtATGGATGTACTGAGTGTCAGAAATCTTTCAGAACAAAGTATCATCTCATTCTACACCATAGgactcatacaggagagaaaccctatgaatgcaaggaatgtgggaaagcttacAGGGAGAAGACGAAGCTCAGATTACATTACAGaacacacacaggagagaaacctttTGAGTGTAGTGATTGTGGGAAAGGTTTTATGCAGAAGTCAAACCTGATTATCCATCGAAGAATTCATACGGGAGATAAACCCTATGGATGTGGAGACTGTGAAAAGGCCTTCTGTAGTAAATCTCAGCTTGTTGTTCACCAGCGAATTCATACAGGAGAAAAATCTTATGAATGcagggaatgtgggaaagccttcaatAAAAACTCGCACCTCATGacacatcagagaattcatataggagagaaaccttatgaatgtagtGAATGTGGAAAAGCTTTTGTCCACACATCACAGCTCATTGTACATCAGAGAAATCATACTGGAAGAAAACCGTATGAAtgcaaggaatgtgggaaagcttttaatAAAAAGTCACACTTTGTAACACATGAGAGAATTCATACGGGAGAGAAGCCATAtgaatgcagtgaatgtggaaaaGCTTTCATAGACAACTCACAGCTTATTGTTCATCGAAgaactcatacaggagagaaaccttatgaatgcaAGGAATGTAGGAAAGCCTTTAATAAGAGGTCATCTCTCATAacacatcagagaattcatacaggagagaagccttatgaatgcagtgaatgtggaaaGGCTTTTATAGACAAGTCACATCTCATTGTCCATCAGAgaactcatacaggagagaaaccctatgaatgcagtgaatgtggaaaaGCTTTCATACGAAAGGCAATGctcattgtacatcagaggacacatacaggagagaaaccctttgCGTGTCTTGAATGCCAGAAAGCTTTTAGCAGTATGGCAATGCTCAGTAGACATCAGTTgattcatacaggagagaaaccccaTGGATGCAATGAATGTGGAAAAACTTTCCGGCAAAAAAGCCATCTTATTATCCATCAACGATgccatactggagagaaaccctatggaTGCATTCCATGTGGTCAAATCTTCAACCAGAAGTCACAGCTCATTAGACATCAGAGAcgtcacacaggagagaaaccgtATCAGTGCACtcaatgtgggaaagcctttttTGAGAAATCATACCTCAATGTCCATCAGAGAAGTCATGCAGGACagaaaccttatgaatgcagTCAGTGTGGGAAAACTTTCTCTGTCAAGTTTTTTCTTACTTCACATGAGGAAATTCATAGAGCAAAGAAATCTCAGGAACACAGTGAGTGCTGGAAAGACTTTAGTGAGATGCCACATCTCACTGAACACAAAAGAATTCACACAAGAGAGACCCTTTGA
- the LOC106825288 gene encoding zinc finger protein 605-like isoform X1 has product MTKSQGLLSFSDVAVDFSWEEWQLLDTVQKNLYRDVMLENYSNLMSLGSQAAKPEAVVDLEKGEEQGRGEGEFPSQCIPEVMWQVYDWYQEDPEKDEPVERDHENNALGKIFSLNQNFVPCVERPHKCISRGISLKQNANFQSKNYSEMNCDELNGHRKLFFYTLREASHTRAQYYEHNLCAKAFSMVTNLKRCCRIHIEGKPYECSECPKSFRYRSKLIIHQRTHTGEKPYRCDECQKAFSTKCHLTLHQRTHTGEKPYGCTECQKSFRTKYHLILHHRTHTGEKPYECKECGKAYREKTKLRLHYRTHTGEKPFECSDCGKGFMQKSNLIIHRRIHTGDKPYGCGDCEKAFCSKSQLVVHQRIHTGEKSYECRECGKAFNKNSHLMTHQRIHIGEKPYECSECGKAFVHTSQLIVHQRNHTGRKPYECKECGKAFNKKSHFVTHERIHTGEKPYECSECGKAFIDNSQLIVHRRTHTGEKPYECKECRKAFNKRSSLITHQRIHTGEKPYECSECGKAFIDKSHLIVHQRTHTGEKPYECSECGKAFIRKAMLIVHQRTHTGEKPFACLECQKAFSSMAMLSRHQLIHTGEKPHGCNECGKTFRQKSHLIIHQRCHTGEKPYGCIPCGQIFNQKSQLIRHQRRHTGEKPYQCTQCGKAFFEKSYLNVHQRSHAGQKPYECSQCGKTFSVKFFLTSHEEIHRAKKSQEHSECWKDFSEMPHLTEHKRIHTRETL; this is encoded by the exons GGCTTATTGTCATTCAGTGATGTGGCTGTGGATTTCTCCTGGGAAGAATGGCAGCTACTAGACACTGTTCAGAAGAACCTCTACCGGGATGTGATGCTGGAAAATTATAGCAACCTAATGTCATTGG GTTCTCAAGCTGCCAAGCCAGAAGCAGTGGTCGActtggagaaaggagaagaacaaggaaggggagagggggagtTCCCAAGTCAGTGTATTCCAG aagtaATGTGGCAAGTTTATGATTGGTATCAGGAAGATCCTGAGAAGGATGAACCTGTGGAGAGAGATCATGAAAATAATgcattgggaaaaatattttctctcaaccAAAACTTTGTTCCATGTGTAGAAAGACCCCATAAATGTATCTCAAGAGGAATAAGTTTGAAACAAAATGCAAATTTTCAGAGTAAAAACTATTCAGAAATGAACTGTGATGAATTAAATGgtcataggaaattatttttctatactcTACGTGAAGCCTCCCATACTCGAGCCCAGTACTATGAACATAATTTATGTGCAAAGGCTTTCAGCATGGTGACAAATCTTAAGAGATGTTGCAGAATTCACATAGAAgggaaaccttatgaatgtagtGAATGTCCAAAATCCTTCAGGTATAGGTCAAAACTCATAATACACCAGAGAACTCACACAGGAGAAAAGCCGTACAGATGTGATGAATGTCAGAAAGCTTTCAGTACCAAATGTCATCTCACTCTGCACCAGAgaactcatacaggagagaaaccgtATGGATGTACTGAGTGTCAGAAATCTTTCAGAACAAAGTATCATCTCATTCTACACCATAGgactcatacaggagagaaaccctatgaatgcaaggaatgtgggaaagcttacAGGGAGAAGACGAAGCTCAGATTACATTACAGaacacacacaggagagaaacctttTGAGTGTAGTGATTGTGGGAAAGGTTTTATGCAGAAGTCAAACCTGATTATCCATCGAAGAATTCATACGGGAGATAAACCCTATGGATGTGGAGACTGTGAAAAGGCCTTCTGTAGTAAATCTCAGCTTGTTGTTCACCAGCGAATTCATACAGGAGAAAAATCTTATGAATGcagggaatgtgggaaagccttcaatAAAAACTCGCACCTCATGacacatcagagaattcatataggagagaaaccttatgaatgtagtGAATGTGGAAAAGCTTTTGTCCACACATCACAGCTCATTGTACATCAGAGAAATCATACTGGAAGAAAACCGTATGAAtgcaaggaatgtgggaaagcttttaatAAAAAGTCACACTTTGTAACACATGAGAGAATTCATACGGGAGAGAAGCCATAtgaatgcagtgaatgtggaaaaGCTTTCATAGACAACTCACAGCTTATTGTTCATCGAAgaactcatacaggagagaaaccttatgaatgcaAGGAATGTAGGAAAGCCTTTAATAAGAGGTCATCTCTCATAacacatcagagaattcatacaggagagaagccttatgaatgcagtgaatgtggaaaGGCTTTTATAGACAAGTCACATCTCATTGTCCATCAGAgaactcatacaggagagaaaccctatgaatgcagtgaatgtggaaaaGCTTTCATACGAAAGGCAATGctcattgtacatcagaggacacatacaggagagaaaccctttgCGTGTCTTGAATGCCAGAAAGCTTTTAGCAGTATGGCAATGCTCAGTAGACATCAGTTgattcatacaggagagaaaccccaTGGATGCAATGAATGTGGAAAAACTTTCCGGCAAAAAAGCCATCTTATTATCCATCAACGATgccatactggagagaaaccctatggaTGCATTCCATGTGGTCAAATCTTCAACCAGAAGTCACAGCTCATTAGACATCAGAGAcgtcacacaggagagaaaccgtATCAGTGCACtcaatgtgggaaagcctttttTGAGAAATCATACCTCAATGTCCATCAGAGAAGTCATGCAGGACagaaaccttatgaatgcagTCAGTGTGGGAAAACTTTCTCTGTCAAGTTTTTTCTTACTTCACATGAGGAAATTCATAGAGCAAAGAAATCTCAGGAACACAGTGAGTGCTGGAAAGACTTTAGTGAGATGCCACATCTCACTGAACACAAAAGAATTCACACAAGAGAGACCCTTTGA
- the LOC106825288 gene encoding zinc finger protein 605-like isoform X2, translated as MWFVGLLSFSDVAVDFSWEEWQLLDTVQKNLYRDVMLENYSNLMSLGSQAAKPEAVVDLEKGEEQGRGEGEFPSQCIPVMWQVYDWYQEDPEKDEPVERDHENNALGKIFSLNQNFVPCVERPHKCISRGISLKQNANFQSKNYSEMNCDELNGHRKLFFYTLREASHTRAQYYEHNLCAKAFSMVTNLKRCCRIHIEGKPYECSECPKSFRYRSKLIIHQRTHTGEKPYRCDECQKAFSTKCHLTLHQRTHTGEKPYGCTECQKSFRTKYHLILHHRTHTGEKPYECKECGKAYREKTKLRLHYRTHTGEKPFECSDCGKGFMQKSNLIIHRRIHTGDKPYGCGDCEKAFCSKSQLVVHQRIHTGEKSYECRECGKAFNKNSHLMTHQRIHIGEKPYECSECGKAFVHTSQLIVHQRNHTGRKPYECKECGKAFNKKSHFVTHERIHTGEKPYECSECGKAFIDNSQLIVHRRTHTGEKPYECKECRKAFNKRSSLITHQRIHTGEKPYECSECGKAFIDKSHLIVHQRTHTGEKPYECSECGKAFIRKAMLIVHQRTHTGEKPFACLECQKAFSSMAMLSRHQLIHTGEKPHGCNECGKTFRQKSHLIIHQRCHTGEKPYGCIPCGQIFNQKSQLIRHQRRHTGEKPYQCTQCGKAFFEKSYLNVHQRSHAGQKPYECSQCGKTFSVKFFLTSHEEIHRAKKSQEHSECWKDFSEMPHLTEHKRIHTRETL; from the exons GGCTTATTGTCATTCAGTGATGTGGCTGTGGATTTCTCCTGGGAAGAATGGCAGCTACTAGACACTGTTCAGAAGAACCTCTACCGGGATGTGATGCTGGAAAATTATAGCAACCTAATGTCATTGG GTTCTCAAGCTGCCAAGCCAGAAGCAGTGGTCGActtggagaaaggagaagaacaaggaaggggagagggggagtTCCCAAGTCAGTGTATTCCAG taATGTGGCAAGTTTATGATTGGTATCAGGAAGATCCTGAGAAGGATGAACCTGTGGAGAGAGATCATGAAAATAATgcattgggaaaaatattttctctcaaccAAAACTTTGTTCCATGTGTAGAAAGACCCCATAAATGTATCTCAAGAGGAATAAGTTTGAAACAAAATGCAAATTTTCAGAGTAAAAACTATTCAGAAATGAACTGTGATGAATTAAATGgtcataggaaattatttttctatactcTACGTGAAGCCTCCCATACTCGAGCCCAGTACTATGAACATAATTTATGTGCAAAGGCTTTCAGCATGGTGACAAATCTTAAGAGATGTTGCAGAATTCACATAGAAgggaaaccttatgaatgtagtGAATGTCCAAAATCCTTCAGGTATAGGTCAAAACTCATAATACACCAGAGAACTCACACAGGAGAAAAGCCGTACAGATGTGATGAATGTCAGAAAGCTTTCAGTACCAAATGTCATCTCACTCTGCACCAGAgaactcatacaggagagaaaccgtATGGATGTACTGAGTGTCAGAAATCTTTCAGAACAAAGTATCATCTCATTCTACACCATAGgactcatacaggagagaaaccctatgaatgcaaggaatgtgggaaagcttacAGGGAGAAGACGAAGCTCAGATTACATTACAGaacacacacaggagagaaacctttTGAGTGTAGTGATTGTGGGAAAGGTTTTATGCAGAAGTCAAACCTGATTATCCATCGAAGAATTCATACGGGAGATAAACCCTATGGATGTGGAGACTGTGAAAAGGCCTTCTGTAGTAAATCTCAGCTTGTTGTTCACCAGCGAATTCATACAGGAGAAAAATCTTATGAATGcagggaatgtgggaaagccttcaatAAAAACTCGCACCTCATGacacatcagagaattcatataggagagaaaccttatgaatgtagtGAATGTGGAAAAGCTTTTGTCCACACATCACAGCTCATTGTACATCAGAGAAATCATACTGGAAGAAAACCGTATGAAtgcaaggaatgtgggaaagcttttaatAAAAAGTCACACTTTGTAACACATGAGAGAATTCATACGGGAGAGAAGCCATAtgaatgcagtgaatgtggaaaaGCTTTCATAGACAACTCACAGCTTATTGTTCATCGAAgaactcatacaggagagaaaccttatgaatgcaAGGAATGTAGGAAAGCCTTTAATAAGAGGTCATCTCTCATAacacatcagagaattcatacaggagagaagccttatgaatgcagtgaatgtggaaaGGCTTTTATAGACAAGTCACATCTCATTGTCCATCAGAgaactcatacaggagagaaaccctatgaatgcagtgaatgtggaaaaGCTTTCATACGAAAGGCAATGctcattgtacatcagaggacacatacaggagagaaaccctttgCGTGTCTTGAATGCCAGAAAGCTTTTAGCAGTATGGCAATGCTCAGTAGACATCAGTTgattcatacaggagagaaaccccaTGGATGCAATGAATGTGGAAAAACTTTCCGGCAAAAAAGCCATCTTATTATCCATCAACGATgccatactggagagaaaccctatggaTGCATTCCATGTGGTCAAATCTTCAACCAGAAGTCACAGCTCATTAGACATCAGAGAcgtcacacaggagagaaaccgtATCAGTGCACtcaatgtgggaaagcctttttTGAGAAATCATACCTCAATGTCCATCAGAGAAGTCATGCAGGACagaaaccttatgaatgcagTCAGTGTGGGAAAACTTTCTCTGTCAAGTTTTTTCTTACTTCACATGAGGAAATTCATAGAGCAAAGAAATCTCAGGAACACAGTGAGTGCTGGAAAGACTTTAGTGAGATGCCACATCTCACTGAACACAAAAGAATTCACACAAGAGAGACCCTTTGA